The following proteins are co-located in the Nilaparvata lugens isolate BPH chromosome 14, ASM1435652v1, whole genome shotgun sequence genome:
- the LOC120354196 gene encoding uncharacterized protein LOC120354196, with translation MSISTQNIHPLSLSGDVANNFSNWLQQFKIFLIAANLDEAPSKLKVALFLALIGPQGLAVFNSFNKDSDAIQFEELVQLFKEHFLPTKNLTVERHKFFTRVQQPGESIDDFVTALKTLSNSCEFGSLTDSLVKDILICGLNDSHTNIEERLLQDLDLNLDKALQVCRSVVMSQQHVKALLCSTSDLTIGVVNRRFLRDGSNQFHQPANNSGYVHTPSTSGNVIQQAHSSTQPFRSGQVNQRPNMPPICDKCGQVYHFKCPALNKTCSRCGPLNHFAKMCRSKTVMSIEYHQSQPQENQVNTSDTSCSDSSGQLSQSQMHF, from the coding sequence ACTTCTCGAACTGGCTGcaacaatttaaaatatttttgattgcaGCAAACCTTGATGAGGCTCCATCCAAACTGAAAGTGGCCTTGTTTCTTGCCCTGATTGGACCTCAAGGGCTGGCAGTTTTTAACTCATTCAATAAAGACTCAGATGCAATCCAATTTGAGGAGTTGGTCCAACTTTTTAAAGAACATTTTCTCCCCACAAAAAACTTGACAGTTGAACGTCACAAATTCTTCACTCGAGTGCAGCAGCCAGGTGAGAGTATTGATGACTTTGTCACTGCCTTAAAGACACTGAGTAACTCCTGTGAATTTGGGTCATTGACTGATAGTCTGGTGAAAGATATCTTGATTTGTGGACTCAATGACAGTCACACTAACATTGAAGAACGCCTGCTCCAGGATCTGGACCTTAACCTAGATAAAGCACTGCAAGTGTGTCGATCAGTGGTGATGTCCCAACAGCATGTCAAAGCCCTCCTGTGCTCTACTTCTGACTTGACAATTGGAGTAGTGAACAGACGATTTCTCCGGGACGGATCAAACCAGTTTCATCAACCAGCCAACAACTCAGGTTATGTTCACACTCCCAGTACCTCTGGTAATGTCATTCAACAGGCTCATTCTTCAACCCAACCTTTCCGGTCAGGACAAGTGAATCAAAGACCAAATATGCCGCCCATTTGTGATAAGTGTGGCCAGGTGTATCACTTCAAGTGCCCAGCACTTAATAAAACATGTAGTAGGTGTGGTCCTTTGAACCACTTTGCTAAAATGTGTAGAAGCAAGACAGTGATGTCAATTGAATACCATCAGTCTCAGCCACAAGAAAATCAAGTGAATACTTCTGATACTTCTTGCTCAG